The Couchioplanes caeruleus sequence CGGTGCGGCACCGAGCCCGCCGGCGGCCGGACCGTCCGCCCGCCGCGGCCGCCAGCGGCGCAGCCCCGGCGCGCCGTCGAGCCCCGGATCGGGGCCCGTCCCGTCCGTCATGGTCTGCCTCCGTCCGTTCCCGGTCATCACCGCTCCGCCGTCGCCGGCGGCGCGCTCCACGGCAGCAGTCCGGTGTCCCAGTCGCTGACGTCCTCGGCGCCGTCGGACGGCCGGATGACGGCCACGTGGTTGTCGGGCGGGGGCGCTTCGCCGTCCGGCTCCCCGTCGGCCGCCGCGGCCTCGCCCTCGTCGTCCAGGACGGCGGGGACGCCGGCTTCCCCGGGCAACCACACCCGCCCATCGGCCGCGACCTGCACGCCCGAAGCGGAAGGCCGCCGCTCGCGATCGCCGGCCTTCGCCGCGCCGCGCGGGAACGGCACCGGCGGCACGACCAGGACCGCATCGTCATCGTCCTCGGCGCCCGCCGCGACGACGGTGGGCCGGTCGGAGCGCTCCGGGCGGCAACCCACGGCGTCGGCCGACGGTACGACCACCGGCAGCACCGGCCCGTCCCCCGGATCCCCCGTGACCTCCGGCTCGGTCTCCCCGCGATCCGGCGTCGTGGTCCCCGGACTCCCGGCGGCTCCCGGCCGCGCCTGGCCCGGCGTCGAGGCTCCGCCGGGAGGCGTTGCCGGCGGAGGTGCCACCGGTGGCATCGGCATCATCGGCGGCGCTACCGGGCCGGGGCCGCCCTCGGGCGCACCGGGAAGGTCCGGCACTCCCGCAGGCGCGGCGCTCCCGGCCGTGGCCTTCTCCGGCGCGGCGGTCGCGGCGTCCGGTGGCTCGGCGGCCACCGGCGGTGCCTCCGGCCGGCCGGGAGCCGCGCCGGCCGGGGCATCCGGGCCATCCGGTTCCACCACGGTGGCGTCCCACGGCCGGGAGGCGGCGTCCAGCAGGCCCGACGCCTCCGATCGGTCGGGCGGCGAGTTCTGGCCACCACCCGGACTCGGTGGCGGCATCGCCGGCGGCATCATCGCGCCCGGTCCGCCCGGCACACCGCCGTGCTGGCCGGTGGCCGGCAGGCCGGTCTCCGGCACCGGCGAACCGGGCCCGGCGACCGGCAGGTCCGGAGAGCCCACGCCCGCCGCCGCGGGCGAGTCCACTCCGGAACCCGCGATGCCCGCCCGTCCCGGGGGAACGCCTACCGGGGCGTCGGGGGCGTCCGGCACCGGCGGCGCCGGCTGCCACTGCTTGCCGTCCGGGTCGAGCAGGCCCGACGACTCCGATCGATCCGGTGGCGACTCCTGGCCACCACCCGGACTCGGCGGCGGCATCGCCGGCGGCATCATCGCGCCCGGTCCGCCCGCACCCGGCGCGGACGTCACGCTCGGTAGCTCGACGCCCGGCACGCCCACCGGGCGCCCGACATCCGGCGCCTCCACGACCGGCGTTTCCGCCCCGGCGGCGTCGACGCCGCCGGGGCGGCCCGGAGACGCGCCCGTCGGCGCGTCGGGCAGGCCGGATTCGACCGGACTCGGCTGCCACTGCTTGCCGTCCGGGTCGAGCAGGCCCGACGACTCCGATCGATCCGGTGGCGACTCCTGGCCACCACCCGGGCTCGCCGGCGGCATGGCGGGCGGTATCCCCGCACCCGAAGGCGAACTGCCCGGGGCGTTCGGCACATCGCCGAGGCCCGGCCCACCGGGAACACCCGGCACCCGACCCGGAGGCGAGTCACCGGGAGCACTCGGCACATCACCCAGACCGGGACCACCCGGAACACCCGGCACCCGACCCGGAGGCGAGTCACCCGGAGCACTCGGCACATCACCCAGACCCGGACCAACCGGGGAGCCCGGCACGCGGCTCGGAGGGGTGGCGTCCGGTGCATTCGGCACGTCGAGCGAGGGCGTACTGCCGGAGATGTTCGGCAGCGTGCCCGGCCTGGTGGGCGGAGTCACGCGGCCGCCGTTCGCACCGTCCGGCCCCGAGGGTGCGGGCGCCCTCGACGGGTCCACCGGTGGCGGCAGGCGGTTCACACCATTCGGCGGCGAAGCGGAGTTGCCGGATGCGGTGCGGCCGTTGGCGCCCGGGCCCGTCGGGATCACCGGCGGCACGACCGGCGGGATGTTCGCACCCGGGTGGGGTGCGCCGACGCCGCTCGGCGAAGGTGCGCCGACGCCGGTGGGCGAAGGCGGGGGCTGGAAGCCGCCGTCCGGCGCCGGGATGTCGAGCTTGCCGCCATCCGACGTGAAGTTGTCGCCACTCGGCGACTTGAAGTCATCGCCATCCGGCGAGGGAATGGCGGAGTTGCCGCCATCCGACGAAGGGATGTCGAAGTCATCGTCCGGCGACGGGATGTCGAAGTTGCCACCCTCCGGACGAGGGATGTTGAATCCGTCCTGGCCGTTGGGGCTGTCGCCGTTCGGTGACCGGTCGTTCGGCC is a genomic window containing:
- a CDS encoding WXG100 family type VII secretion target is translated as MADERDSQATRPPELKPGERPKIDDFEDEKLDWRQLKALITGSAAVEVDFPDMAQDLRLASVDPNSLFRAGDTMITVRRHIAEVANNLRAQAAAIAGEGKVWQGAGAESFLSKMTQLGDGLEGVAEELAGGDDESSVSISSKLYDAGNMLQWAQNQVNFIDHYYATWALALGAKKHSDGLVHISEAHGADKLKKQMAEDMRKVLRQVATRYEETSAAARAIEATSTGTSSSGGGGPETRIPPPTVPNGPPPTGGPPNGPNDRSPNGDSPNGQDGFNIPRPEGGNFDIPSPDDDFDIPSSDGGNSAIPSPDGDDFKSPSGDNFTSDGGKLDIPAPDGGFQPPPSPTGVGAPSPSGVGAPHPGANIPPVVPPVIPTGPGANGRTASGNSASPPNGVNRLPPPVDPSRAPAPSGPDGANGGRVTPPTRPGTLPNISGSTPSLDVPNAPDATPPSRVPGSPVGPGLGDVPSAPGDSPPGRVPGVPGGPGLGDVPSAPGDSPPGRVPGVPGGPGLGDVPNAPGSSPSGAGIPPAMPPASPGGGQESPPDRSESSGLLDPDGKQWQPSPVESGLPDAPTGASPGRPGGVDAAGAETPVVEAPDVGRPVGVPGVELPSVTSAPGAGGPGAMMPPAMPPPSPGGGQESPPDRSESSGLLDPDGKQWQPAPPVPDAPDAPVGVPPGRAGIAGSGVDSPAAAGVGSPDLPVAGPGSPVPETGLPATGQHGGVPGGPGAMMPPAMPPPSPGGGQNSPPDRSEASGLLDAASRPWDATVVEPDGPDAPAGAAPGRPEAPPVAAEPPDAATAAPEKATAGSAAPAGVPDLPGAPEGGPGPVAPPMMPMPPVAPPPATPPGGASTPGQARPGAAGSPGTTTPDRGETEPEVTGDPGDGPVLPVVVPSADAVGCRPERSDRPTVVAAGAEDDDDAVLVVPPVPFPRGAAKAGDRERRPSASGVQVAADGRVWLPGEAGVPAVLDDEGEAAAADGEPDGEAPPPDNHVAVIRPSDGAEDVSDWDTGLLPWSAPPATAER